The genomic window AGATGTAAGTAACATTCCACTTGAGTATATAAATGAAGATTCTGGTAATGCAGAGATCATTATTAAAGAAAAAGAAAAGAACTAGACAATTTGCCTAGTTCGAGCCGAAGACGTCTTCTACAGTAGATTCTAAAGCGATAGCTAAGAGAATAGCTAAATCCAACGAAGGTATGTATTTTCCATTTTCAATAGCTACTACTGTTTTCCAGTACAACGTCACTTTTGTATTGTATTTATTTCGTGCAATCATTTCGACCTTTTCAGCAAGACCTTTTTGACTCAAATTTAATTGTTCTCTGAACTCCTCGACATTGTTTGAAGTTGTGAATTGTTTTTTCTTTTTGAACATGACGTACTCCTTAATTATTGAAAACTATGTAATTTACACGTAGTTTTCATTTTAATTAAAGACGTACGTTTTTTAAATATCTTTATAAGTAACATTAGAAAGAATTAATTCGACTATTTACCTAGCGTTTCAATTTCCTATCTTGTTGATATAAAACCAAAACAAAGGACGTTATCATTATTTTTGATAGCGCCCTTTGCTTTAACTTTGTATCGTATTCATTTACCAGTCTTGGTGTTAATTGGTGTCAGTTATTTCTATTTTAATCCTCTTTTATCTTTTCCTATGTTTTTTAGTGGTATAAGAAATATTGATAGAAAGGGATTTAGCATGATAGAAACATTATAAAATATATGCGTTTCGTTTTCAAAACGTTAAAAACATTATTATATCAATGTTTCAAGACACTTTCCGTCTTTTCGGAGAGTGTCTTTTTTTGTTGAAACATCGAAATATGTTGTATAAATGTTGTATCGTTATTCATATCTCCATAAACTTTGCGAAATCGTTCATAGTCTTTTTAGATTTTGTTTCTGTGACGTGGGTATAGATATTCATTGTAGTTTGCATATCTGAATGGCCGAGTTTCGCTTGTACGTCTTTCAAACTTGCTCCACTTTCGAATAGCAAGGATGCATGAGTATGTCTCATTTGGTGTATTGTAATCCTGTGAAATTCGGGATGATGGAGATAGAAGTTATAGTTCATCACATTGTTTAAGTGAGATAGAGGGAAGTATTTTCCGTCTGGTTCGCTAAATACTGGCGGATCGTTTTCCCATAGTTTTCTATTTCCAAAAGCAAAATATTCTTCTTTCAACTGCTGCCGCCATTCCTCCAAAGCTGATAGTGTTTCTTTATCTAATATGATGATCCTTTTTGATGATGCTGTTTTCGGTTTCTGTAGAATGTATTTTCCGTCGATTTCTGATAAAGTTTTTGCTATAATAACTTCTCCATTCATAAAATTTATATCCGACCAATGTAATGCCTGCAGTTCCCCTTTTCTCAATCCAGAAAATAACAGGATTCTAAACATGACATAATCAAAATATTTGAGTTCGCTTTTAGCCAGTTTTAAGAAAGATATTACTTCATCCTTTAACCAGTATTTTCTTTCAGTAGTTTTATCTGCCTCTGTATAAAGAAAGTCATTACTAACTTTTGGTATTTCTACATACTCCATCGGGTTTTTAACGATATATTCTTGCTTTAAGCAATACTTAAAAATGATGCTGGCGTA from Enterococcus sp. 9E7_DIV0242 includes these protein-coding regions:
- a CDS encoding helix-turn-helix transcriptional regulator produces the protein MFKKKKQFTTSNNVEEFREQLNLSQKGLAEKVEMIARNKYNTKVTLYWKTVVAIENGKYIPSLDLAILLAIALESTVEDVFGSN
- a CDS encoding tyrosine-type recombinase/integrase encodes the protein MINDLVATELYKRSTIQNFKLYASIIFKYCLKQEYIVKNPMEYVEIPKVSNDFLYTEADKTTERKYWLKDEVISFLKLAKSELKYFDYVMFRILLFSGLRKGELQALHWSDINFMNGEVIIAKTLSEIDGKYILQKPKTASSKRIIILDKETLSALEEWRQQLKEEYFAFGNRKLWENDPPVFSEPDGKYFPLSHLNNVMNYNFYLHHPEFHRITIHQMRHTHASLLFESGASLKDVQAKLGHSDMQTTMNIYTHVTETKSKKTMNDFAKFMEI